In Meleagris gallopavo isolate NT-WF06-2002-E0010 breed Aviagen turkey brand Nicholas breeding stock chromosome 14, Turkey_5.1, whole genome shotgun sequence, the genomic stretch AGAAACATAATGGCAAGGAGCATCAAGGAGTTCAATCAGGAATTTGGGTCTGTCTGCAGTTCCCCACTTGCAGTCTGTGATGCTTAATGCCCAGTAGATCACTTTGCAAGCAATGAGCCACCCCCCCAAAGAGAGCAAGGACACCCAGGTTGGCTCAGGCAGTAAAACATAGCAGAGCTGAGGATATCAAGGCAGAAAAGCAGTTACCAAAATCACATGAACAGATAAGAATAAAACCCTAATGCTCTAAATCCAAGCCATTTGGCCTGATACTAGGTGGATCAACAAAAATCAGCACAAGTGTCCTTTGTTTCATCTTTCCAGGTCACCCAAGCATCCGGACATGGCTCCCAAGCTCAGCCAACGAGCAGCTCTGGGAGAGCAAACAGCAACAAATCCCACAGCCCCTGGCTGTTAAGATCTGCCTGGGATTTTGGGTGGGGAGAGGTTGTGGATTAGGGCTGTGCCAGTGGAAAGCCACAGGGTTCAAGGTCACTGCAGGGCTGATCCCTTCTGATATTTCAGGACAAGATACTGCCTGAAATTACTGAGGGAATAGTTACTTCTGTGCagacaaatgaaagcaaagtgtCACTGTACAAAAGGGTCAATATTAAGCGACATATTAATTACAAAATACTATTAACTATTTCTATTTGCAAAGGattttctgtcctcttcctcagaCCTTAGCAACACAAACAGAGGCATCAACATCAATAGCTACACACATTTTGAATTGCTTTCAATTTTCCTTGAATAAAGGTATAATGCAAAGTAATGTAATGTTACAGGGAAGCAAAAAAATGAGTATCAGAAGCTTCCTGGGGCAATGGTTCCCGTCATCAGGTCACCAGGCTCTGGTGCACCAGCACAGACACCTCCAGGTGCCTTGGGTGAATTTGGCCCCTGACTCTCCTTCTAGCTCCTTAGCAACTTCTTAAAACAGAATAAGAATGAGCAACAAAACCCAAATCCAtaatttgtacatttttttagaaaatcagTAGAGCACAGGACCAATTTTAACTGAGATGCTTTTATGTAGCTCTAAAATTGTATGTAGGCAACCAAGAAAAGTCATCTTTTACCCATCCTGTTATAATTCAAAACATAAGGTGCAGGCTCAGACCCatggaaaatagattttaagGGGGGTCTTTGCACCATCACTGCTATAGAAAGTAATAACAGGGCTACAGCATGTTTATTTAATGGGGATCTAAGGACAGATTAAATgaattctgtggaaaaaaacctGTTGTATCCCCGATCTTAAAAGAGCATTTGCATATTATAATAACTATAATAATAGTTATATTATTACCAGCACATTAGCATTGAGTTCCTCTGAGTCTGTTTGCCCCCAGcagaatttccttttatttaccTTTATTACTGTGGAACAAGAGGTTAAAATCCCACACCTATCATTGGGATTTCACTAATTACTTTTGCCCTATGATGGTGCAAAATAAAAGCCAAGAAGGCAGTGGGGCTCTGGAGATGCTGGGGCATCCCCCCAGTGGATGCCATAGAATAACTGCACACAGCTTGGGATGTGCTTGGAAGTCTCACTGTTGTGCTGATGGGTAAAGCctaggatgagaggtaatggctttaagaTGGAgcaagggaggttcaggtttgATATTAGCAAAAATCTCTTCTCAGAatgagcagtgatgcagtggcacaggttgcccagggaggtgggggtgggtcaccatctctggagttgttcaagaacAGTGAAGatttggcactgagggatgtgatcagtgggcacggtgggggtgggttggggttggacttggtgatcttagaggtctttttcaaccttaatatTCTATGAAAATAGCAGCTCTAGAGCACGATCCCCTCCACTGCTAAACACTCACCGGTTTGAGGTACGCGACGTTGCTCTGACGAATGTCATTCAGCAGCTGATCTCGTGGTGTTATCTCGACGAGAGGAGGGGGCCTTCTCCTGGGGATCGGCTTCAGGGTCTTGATCACATCCTTGAGGTTGGTTTTCTCAGTGGGTTCCACATACTTGGGCACGGCGGGTTTGCGTTGGATCTTCTTCAGCTTGATCACCCTGAAGCTGGGCTCAGCCCCACGCGGCTGCTCAGAAGCTGTGGGTCGTGTGCTTTCCTTCCCCCGTCCCTGAGGTGCTgaggtggggatgggaggtTTGGGTGCTGGGGGAGCTTCCTGCGGCCTGGACTGGGGCACCGGCCCCCCCAACATCTCCCACATCCCAGGTGGCAAGCCCAGTCCATTCTCCAGCATGGTGAtcagctctctctgctctttcatttgctgctgcctttgccCCTCCTGCCTCTTCTGCCTCTGCTTATCCAGGTTCCTGCTCAGCAGGTTGGTCACCACCATCCTGGGCCCCGGCAGCTCGAAGTGGTAGCCCATTTTCAGCAGGGTGTTGTTGGCCTTCAGCAGCCTGGCGATCTCCATCTCGGCCTGGTGGCCCAGCATGCTCCTCTGGTTGTGGAAGCGGAACTCCGTCAGCACCTCGTTGTACTGCAGGCACCTCATGATGGCCACAACGCCCTTCCCAGAGATGAAGTTGGAGTCGATGTTGAGTGTGGTGATACTCCTGTTCTCACGCAACATATTGGCCAGTGCAAATGCAACACTGTCATCGGCTCCCACGTTGGCCAAGCTGAACGTTTTTATGTTCTTATTCTTCTTCATCGCATTGACAAAGTCTATCAGCATTTCTTTGGGGATGTTCTCTATGTTGTTCAGGTTGAGCTCCTTCATCTCTGGATTGTTTTTTCGGACTTTCTCCAAGCTGTCTTCTAAGTTGGTTTGATTTCCTGATGGCCTGGCACTGAGCTTCATGAAGCTGGTATCCAACGCTAACTTTTTGGGGATGTTCAattttgagattttcttttcattttcatctgacTTTTCTGTAGTTTCCCCTGATTCCGTAcctgcttgcttgcttgtttgaTCACTGTGATGGTTTTCACTAACACaagtttcctttgtttctgactcactctcatcttcctcctcttcaccttcctcctcttcctcctcctcctctctctcctcatTGCTTCCATCTCTGTTCATCTCCTCAGGCTGTGCTACTGCATGTGACACACTCTCATTTTTGTAGTGCCGCTCTTTCCCATCAGCCTCTGGCCCCCTCCTGCCACCACTGTCTCCCATCTCCTCTGCAGTCATTctctacagaaaacagaaacaggcAAAATAACATTAGCCTTGTGCTAAAACAGTGGAATGGCAGTATTTTCATACCTCTATGTCCACTATAGAATAATAACACTTAAACGTGCCGTTGCCTGAAAGTCACAGTGTGCTGGATTGGTATGGAATGAAAGGACAACTGCTCTGAAAGTGGCTGTAGGCAAATTTCTCATCTTTGCCCTTTAAGAACATTGACCAATAAGTCCTGGATGGATTTAATGCTACATTAAGGTGGTCCTGAAACCGTTCTGGGGATTAAGAAACTCTGATCCTAATCTACTTCTGGATTTGGtgttattttttatcatttcctTGTCAAGTGCCACAAAACGCTGACAAATATCCAAGTGTGACCTTAACCTCTATTCAAATCATATGGATAGTACAACAAATTTAAGGACTGCATTGAAAAGGATGGGACTAGTTGACGGAGTTTGTATGCCTGCTCATTTTTGTATGTTCACATTGAAAAAATGGTCTGTAGGATTTTTCCCCCAACGTGACATTAAATTCTGCATCTGATTACATTAAACATACTCATTAAACTAAGTGCTCCATGGAAAAGCAATACGACGTCAGTCAATATGCAAAGCCAAACCGATGTCTTATATCCTCCAGATTGATTTTCTGAGAGTTTCTCAGTGGTTTGCTTTATTGAAACAGCATTAGGATATTCTTCTGCTGAAAACCACAAATAAAGATTCAGGAAAACATCTAAATATAAACTTTTATACCAGTCCAAGCTGGATCCTGACATTACTGAGGCTTTTAAGCCATTTAAACTCATGGCTTGTACTGTACCATTCTAACAAAGAATGGAAGCAGGGGTAGATTAAGGTAGTACAACTACAAAACAGATCCCATAGCAGACACACAGTATTGCAACTGCAAAACAGATCCCATAGCAGACACACAAAAGATAGGCATGATTTTTTGCTGGTTACCTCGGAGGGCAGGAGGGTGACGGGAACTCTCTCATCCTCAAGCATGCGTCGGGACGCCTTTTGCCAGTACAGGTAATCCACCAGGGAGCGGTGGTCAAAGCTGCCCGTTGGGGGCTTCTCTGTCTGATCCCTCTGTATCATTCCTATGGGGAGCTCAGGGTCAGGGGCCATCACTTCCATTTCActctgcagctccttcagctccTCAGGGGAGAGGTTGGCCAGTATTTCGTCTTCATTTATGTCCTCGGGGGACACGTCTTCGTCAGACGTTTGGCCGACTTCAGACATGTTTGCTCGTTCCTTCCTTCCCCTGTAACTTTATAAAACTGAAGATAAATTTGGTATTTCTTCCCCCTAGCAGTAGCTCATTTGGTTAAATCGACGACTGTGTTTTGGTCATGAGCGGAGGCAGCTCTCGGTCACAGTGCAGCAGACGGGCAGCACCTCTAAGTCTATATTAAGCTGCACTTGGCTGGATAAAGAGAATTTATGGAGATGCTGCCATGCTCCATTTTCAGCCATGTGTCAGCTGTGCAAACCCTTCTGACATTTCAGTGCAGCTGGTGCGTCCCCCATTGAGATCCAGAGGAGATGGTCATTTTCTAGGGGAATTTAGTGCTACTTTCTGTGCATGGATTGCCCCCAGTCCATGGGTGGCGTTGATGCTGCCTGCAAGGTGGCTGGGGGAGCTCTGtgttgaaattttttttctttataatttcaTGAGGTGTCTGTATCCATTACATCTCAGATGTCTCAAAAACGGGACTGAGGGCAGCAGGGGGATTTCACCACCTTTAGTGAGGTCCTAAAACCTGAATATTGCAGGAGGCAAGGGGGGGGCAATATTGCAAGGTCACCTGCTACATGACCTACAAGCTCTCCCAAGTGCTAAATCCCTGTAAGACAAAGCCCGAGATGGGAAGCGGCAGCCAGTGGTCAACACAAAACACATCACATCCAGTTGGGTCTGGGTCCATTCCCTCTCCTAATAGTGAGTGTTCCCCAGCACATCACATCCTGCCCAGGAGCGATGCAGTGCTCCACTACATACATCCCCACCAGCCTCTCTCTGTCACGGATGTTACTCATACTGTCACCAGATATTGGCTGAAAAATGCAACTCAGGTTCATCCTTTTCCTACTTTGAACTGTCATTTCAGGGGCCATCAAGTCAAGTCCTCAGCTTATGACTGTGAAAGCATCTTTCGTAGGAAAGAAGCCACAGGTGAGAAGTTGTGAAACACAAGTCCCAGTGGGTCGGAGCCCAGTCCTGATTATGTTCTACTGGAATCTGCCATCAGAAAAACCATGTCTGCAAGATAGGGCCTCGTGCTGCTGAGTTCTGTAATAAGAACTATGGTGTCCAATTAAAAAGCCATAAACCACAGGTTGGTACGCCACTGCAAAGAATTCAAAAATTTAAGAATCAAATAAATGgcaaatgtaaaaataaaaataaaccaaaccaAGTATATAACGCTTCTGTTTGCCCCTTCGGTATTTCAGGGGCTATCCTTATTTTATATTATGCAGTAGCAAGCACAACAGCAGACCCACACATCAATCtatctgctctgcagctctaaCCCCCAGCAAGTGCTATCCATAATAGAGTCCATAAATGGTTTCCTGATGTTATCAAATAAATCAATGCGCTCTAGTAGCCGGTATGTTATTCACCCAAACGATGCTGTTTGGGTCACAGAAGCTGTCTATTCGGTGGTTACAAATCTCTTGCTAATTTCTTGACTGTAAATAAAGCCCCTGGCCACCTTCTTGAATTTCCACTATCTGCAGCCAGGCCCATCTTGGGCCCTGGTCTTGCCAGATCTGCTGAGTTAAGTAGGGTCAGCCCATGAAGGCCTCTTGAGATGGAAAACAGCGATACTGAGAACACTGATAGGGATTTAAAAAGCAAGCTTTCTTCTAAGTAGAAATATATCATTTGTCAATACTGCCGCTAGGAAACACTACACCTCTGAGAGCAGTGCCTTCTCCATCGGGCACAGGGCAAGGGCTGCCCAGTGACACCTCTCCCAGTGGCACGGGTGCTAATCCCACAGATTTCCAAAGTGGGTATCACATTTTGCCTACTTTAGGTCTCCTCCATAAATTACATTGAGTACGGGATCCACTTCCTTTTCTAACACATTGCTTTGGTGAACTGGAAACAGCATGTTAAGGCAATAGAAGACACCCTTCGGGCTGAAACCATTCTTAAGGCCAAATCTAGAAGTTCTTTCCAAGGCAAAACCCAACTCCTCTTCCCAATAACATTTTGCAGACATTTCCATAAGAGCTGTCCAAAATCCTCCCTAATGCCATCACAGtgaatgaaagaagaaagtcaCTTCCAACAGTGGCACTCATCATTTCATGCCAATTTGACACTTGCTTGGGATTCCCAGCACTAATGAGCTACTGCACGAGATGTAGGGATGTAAGAGATGttaaataaaaggaatgaaCTCTTACTGTGCTGATAGGAAAAANNNNNNNNNNNNNNNNNNNNNNNNNNNNNNNNNNNNNNNNNNNNNNNNNNNNNNNNNNNNNNNNNNNNNNNNNNNNNNNNNNNNNNNNNNNNNNNNNNNNaaaaaaaaaaaaaaaaaagagtgcacTTTTAATGAACATAGTTCTTGCTTACTGTTCCTAAGACAAACAGTTATACGTGGATGGATTCTTGCATGAATCTTAGATTCCAGTGTAGGGTGGTTCTATATAAAtggcttttctcttttgtgcaCATTCTTCGAGGCTTCCAGCCTATCTGTCTCAAAAGCAAAAGAGTTGACAAGTTTTTAACTATTGAGAGGAGTTGACTCCTGTGTCATAACTTGACACTAAGCAGGCCATCAAGCCATGCTTCAAGTGCCTTAaatttgttctgtatttaagGCACACACGCTGATGCCAAATACTTGAGAGGAATTTCTATAATGCTGGCTGTCATTTTTTTGCTAATAAAACCCacatatttatttccctttgctACTGATGCATGCCATTTCCCAGTGCCAAGGCATTAAGTGGAAAACAGTCAGAGAATGTGCCTGTGTAACATAACCATGCATTGCTTTTAAGAAACTCGTAAGCTCGATGGGGCAGTCTAAAATTGACCAACAGAGGCATACACCAAGAATGTGCAGCAATCCCTGTAATGCAATATGGGGATTATAACGGGTCAGATGATGGGGACCTGAACAATAACAACCGCTGAGTAACGAGAGCAATCGTGGAGAGAAACCCTGTGGGAAAGTCaccagggagaaaaaaacacccCGCACACCTCCAAATGGTTACAGCTGTATGATCAGATTGAGTTTGCTGCTTAAATACAGCAGTGATGTCTGGCTTTTGAGGCATATGCCCTAAGTGCTTGAGGGGGAGCTGTGAAGTGGAGCTCTGGGGCAAAGCAGAGGGACAGGGACCTGATGTGGAGAGGTTTGGTTGCCACAATCTGTCCCAAGACAGAACCAGAAAGATTtcttatgcatttattttgcacTTTCCACTTTCAGATAAGGCTGAGAGCAGCTGAACCAAGTCCTCGTTGTGCCATAAGACAGCACCAGTGCCATCATCCATGATCCTTATTGCAGGGAAACAAAAATGAGATTGTGAGCAGAGGGAAAGAGGACTGCAGGGGGAGCTGGGCCATGCCAGGAAATAAAAACGGCAAATTTCAGCGCCAAGCAGGGCCCCAGCACCCCACAGTGACATCCAAGGAATTGCCATCACGTCCAACACCAGCTCGCACTGGGGATGATGAAATCATCAGTTGCTGCTTCCTGAACCATTTCAGCTGTTTGAAACCATTTGACAATAACCTACCCAATctccttgggcagcaagcacaggTCCATGCCAGCTGTTGGTCCCGAGCAGGTGATGTGCTCTGCACCACTGGCAATGCTATCACATCTCACATCCTGTCCACCTTTGTGTGGCAGATCCTCAAGAACGACAAAAGCCCCACCCTACAACAAGCAGATAAAATTAAGTTTTACAATATCTTCTGCCTTCTTTGCCAAATGTATAATCTACCTCCAATCAGTCAGTGCTGTCTGATCAAAATTGTGATAACAAAGCACAAAGGGCTCTTGGAAGAGTAACACCATCATCATAACCTTCCAAATGAGTGATCTCTACAAGCTGAACTGCTGAATTCAACACAAACCAGACAATGAAAAGAATCAATGAGCCAGCAGATCAGATATCAGAACCTGTAGTCCTTCTGGCTAGCAATGTCACCCTTTGCTTCAAACACAGGGGTGTATCTGCATTTCATGGCAAACAAACCTATTGCAGCCTCGCGCTCTGTATCACCCTGCCACCAAAACGTGCCCAGGGGAAGTGCTGCTGGGGCTACGTGATGGGTTCTGCACATGTCCTGCCCTAACCTCTGGCCAGGAACAGGTGGGAGGCTGCTTCTTGAGTTACTCCAGCTGAGCCCCTGCTGGCTGCAAACCCTTCTCTGCCTGTGGCTCGTTGATGGCACCCTAACCATGAACTAGAAACTGAGACTTACGCATGCTGCTGAGCCCTGGGAGACATCACTCAGAAGTCAAGGGCTTGCTAAGGGACACGGATGATGAAGCTTGATGGAGGACGAGGAGTTTCTCCTTGGCTAAGGTTTCACCACTCTGACAAGGACCCTACTGTCTCCATGTCCCCCTGCGCTACCAGCACCAACCACTGCTTACACCATCCCTTCTTCCAAGCAGGGAATGTCACATCAGCTTTACTTTCAGCATTGGGGCTTGGAGATAATGGCTTCCAATGGGAAGCCCTGGGACATGACCCAGGTGGTCCCAAATCCACATCCAACAGCTG encodes the following:
- the LMOD3 gene encoding leiomodin-3; translated protein: MSEVGQTSDEDVSPEDINEDEILANLSPEELKELQSEMEVMAPDPELPIGMIQRDQTEKPPTGSFDHRSLVDYLYWQKASRRMLEDERVPVTLLPSERMTAEEMGDSGGRRGPEADGKERHYKNESVSHAVAQPEEMNRDGSNEEREEEEEEEEGEEEEDESESETKETCVSENHHSDQTSKQAGTESGETTEKSDENEKKISKLNIPKKLALDTSFMKLSARPSGNQTNLEDSLEKVRKNNPEMKELNLNNIENIPKEMLIDFVNAMKKNKNIKTFSLANVGADDSVAFALANMLRENRSITTLNIDSNFISGKGVVAIMRCLQYNEVLTEFRFHNQRSMLGHQAEMEIARLLKANNTLLKMGYHFELPGPRMVVTNLLSRNLDKQRQKRQEGQRQQQMKEQRELITMLENGLGLPPGMWEMLGGPVPQSRPQEAPPAPKPPIPTSAPQGRGKESTRPTASEQPRGAEPSFRVIKLKKIQRKPAVPKYVEPTEKTNLKDVIKTLKPIPRRRPPPLVEITPRDQLLNDIRQSNVAYLKPVPLPKQLE